A genomic segment from Equus asinus isolate D_3611 breed Donkey chromosome 23, EquAss-T2T_v2, whole genome shotgun sequence encodes:
- the BARX1 gene encoding homeobox protein BarH-like 1, whose protein sequence is MQRPGEPGAARFGPPEGCADHRPHRYRSFMIEEILTEPPGPKGAAPAAAAAAAAGELLKFGVQALLAARPFHSHLAVLKAEQAAVFKFPLAPLGCSGLGSALLAAGPGLPGAAGAPHLPLELQLRGKLEAPGTGEPGTKAKKGRRSRTVFTELQLMGLEKRFEKQKYLSTPDRIDLAESLGLSQLQVKTWYQNRRMKWKKIVLQGGGLESPTKPKGRPKKNSIPTSEQLTEQERAKEAEKSAEAPGEASDRSRED, encoded by the exons ATGCAGCGGCCGGGGGAGCCGGGCGCCGCGCGCTTCGGGCCGCCCGAGGGCTGCGCCGACCACCGGCCGCACCGCTATCGCAGCTTCATGATCGAGGAGATCCTCACCGAGCCGCCGGGGCCCAAGggcgccgcgcccgccgccgccgccgccgccgccgcgggcgaGCTGCTCAAGTTCGGCGTGCAGGCGCTGCTGGCGGCGCGGCCCTTCCACAGCCACCTGG CCGTGCTGAAGGCCGAGCAGGCGGCGGTGTTTAAGTTCCCGCTGGCGCCGCTCGGTTGCTCCGGGCTGGGCTCGGCGCTGCTGGCTGCGGGGCCCGGACTGCCCGGTGCTGCGGGCGCGCCGCACCTGCCGCTGGAGCTGCAGCTGCGCGGGAAGCTGGAGGCGCCGGGCACTGGGGAGCCGGGCACCAAGGCCAAGAAGGGGCGTCGGAGCCGCACGGTGTTCACCGAGCTGCAGCTGATGGGCCTAGAGAAGCGCTTCGAGAAGCAGAAGTACCTCTCCACACCCGACAG AATAGATCTCGCGGAGTCCCTGGGCCTGAGCCAGTTACAGGTGAAGACGTGGTACCAGAACCGGCGGATGAAGTGGAAGAAAATA GTGCTGCAGGGTGGCGGCCTGGAGTCTCCCACCAAGCCCAAGGGGCGGCCCAAGAAGAACTCCATCCCCACAAGCGAGCAGCTCACGGAGCAGGAGCGCGCCAAGGAGGCGGAGAAGTCGGCGGAGGCGCCAGGCGAGGCCAGCGACAGGAGCCGCGAGGACTGA